One segment of Setaria viridis chromosome 4, Setaria_viridis_v4.0, whole genome shotgun sequence DNA contains the following:
- the LOC117853644 gene encoding G-type lectin S-receptor-like serine/threonine-protein kinase LECRK4, translated as MVPESVVALLDSGNLLFLDDSGTVFQSLAPNTRADGKLFSKRADADHQPLQPGSPEQCLLDLLTGNNADNAYWASQSNSPNVSNTTVTFDDQGRLNYTLYDGTVHSLISPVVRSTIVSEHFQFARMDPDGIVRAYARPKNGGGNMSWIVSGTFPSDGCRKRTSKLQGMFAPGSYCVETTDRLNCACPNMYSHTDAQHKDSGCMPEFEPQSCDGGENSSSEDRVHSRGAPEHHLGDLDILQQVPIGHGGAVPRLLPQRLLLRRGAAALFIDVSDCAEIAALMNGRQANAVTTKALIMVRVRDPAAKRRKSAMTYNYKVVTACMAFLLVVTIGSLLAWRY; from the exons ATGGTGCCCGAGTCCGTTGTCGCACTCCTCGACTCCGGCAACCTGCTGTTCCTCGACGACTCCGGCACAGTGTT TCAGTCCTTGGCTCCCAACACCCGGGCCGATGGGAAGCTCTTCTCCAAGCGCGCGGACGCGGACCACCAGCCGCTTCAGCCTGGCAGTCCAGAACAATGCCTATTGGACCTCCTCACCGGAAACAACGCCGACAATGCTTATTGGGCCTCGCAGTCCAACAGCCCCAATGTCAGCAACACGACGGTTACCTTCGACGACCAGGGCCGCCTCAACTACACACTCTACGACGGCACCGTCCACAGCTTGATTTCGCCCGTGGTGAGATCCACCATCGTCAGCGAGCACTTCCAGTTCGCTAGGATGGATCCCGACGGCATAGTACGTGCCTACGCCCGCCCGAagaacggcggcggcaacaTGTCTTGGATTGTATCGGGCACGTTCCCAAGCGACGGCTGCAGAAAGAGGACATCCAAACTGCAGGGCATGTTTGCCCCGGGGTCTTACTGCGTCGAGACAACGGACAGACTCAACTGCGCCTGCCCGAACATGTACAGTCACACCGACGCGCAGCACAAGGACAGCGGATGCATGCCGGAGTTCGAGCCGCAGAGCTGCGACGGCGGGGAGAACAGCAGCTCCGAGGATCGAGTTCACTCTCGTGGAGCTCCGGAACACCACCTGGGAGACCTCGATATACTGCAACAAGTTCCCATCGGTCACGGAGGAGCAGTGCCGAGACTATTGCCTCAGCGACTGCTTCTGCGGCGCGGTGCCGCCGCGCTCTTTATCGACGTGTCCGATTGCGCGGAGATCGCCGCGCTCATGAACGGACGTCAGGCAAACGCTGTCACGACAAAGGCGCTGATCATGGTGCGGGTAAGGGATCCTGCGGCAAAAAGGAGGAAATCCGCAATGACCTACAACTACAAGGTCGTCACCGCCTGCATGGCTTTTCTCTTGGTGGTCACCATCGGCAGCCTCCTTGCATGGCGTTATTAA